A genomic region of Campylobacter corcagiensis contains the following coding sequences:
- a CDS encoding acetyl-CoA carboxylase subunit A, translating to MNLIRKILIANRGEIAVRVVRACRDLHIESVAVYTKPDRESLHVRIATEAYEIGEHPMNGYLDGAKIVEIAKQCGADAIHPGYGFLSENYEFAKLVEDAGLIFIGPKADVIRKMGNKNIARYLMRKNGIPVVPGTEAINHENIDTIKRYAKQIGYPVILKASGGGGGRGIREVHKEEDLERLLEDCKREAKAFFNNEEVFMEKLVINPRHIEFQILADNYGNVIHLMERDCSIQRRHQKIIEIAPSPTVSENLRKTMGVTAVAAAKAVGYSNVGTVEFLLDDYNNFYFMEMNTRIQVEHGVTEEITGVDLIVRQIRAASGEILDLEQSDIKANGFAIEARITAEDASKNFLPALGKVVGYYPALGPSVRVDSHLYKDYNVPPFYDSLLAKLIVTGTSYDLAVNKLERALEEFSIEGITTTIPLLLAVVKGREFRRGFFDTSYTDKNMASLVKEMEKYKNKANKFKKEDDLHIVIAEAVRMFESENKR from the coding sequence ATGAACTTGATACGAAAAATTCTCATAGCAAATCGTGGCGAGATAGCTGTAAGAGTTGTAAGAGCATGTAGGGATTTGCATATTGAAAGTGTTGCAGTATATACAAAACCAGACAGAGAAAGCCTTCATGTAAGAATAGCAACTGAAGCTTATGAGATAGGTGAACACCCTATGAATGGCTATTTAGACGGTGCTAAAATAGTAGAAATAGCCAAACAATGCGGAGCAGATGCAATCCATCCTGGATATGGATTTTTAAGTGAAAACTACGAATTTGCTAAGCTTGTAGAAGATGCAGGGCTTATTTTTATCGGTCCAAAAGCCGATGTCATACGAAAAATGGGCAACAAAAACATAGCTAGATATCTAATGCGTAAAAATGGAATTCCAGTTGTTCCAGGAACTGAAGCGATAAATCATGAAAATATTGATACTATCAAAAGATATGCTAAACAAATCGGCTATCCAGTTATCCTTAAAGCAAGTGGTGGCGGTGGCGGTCGTGGAATTCGTGAAGTTCATAAAGAAGAGGATTTAGAAAGGCTATTAGAAGATTGCAAAAGAGAAGCAAAGGCGTTTTTTAATAATGAAGAGGTATTTATGGAAAAACTTGTCATAAATCCTAGGCATATTGAGTTTCAAATTTTAGCTGATAATTACGGAAATGTTATACACTTAATGGAGCGTGATTGTTCTATTCAGCGTCGCCATCAAAAAATCATAGAAATCGCACCAAGTCCAACAGTTAGTGAAAATTTGCGTAAAACTATGGGAGTTACAGCTGTAGCCGCTGCTAAAGCTGTTGGATATAGCAATGTTGGAACGGTTGAGTTTTTGCTAGATGATTATAATAATTTTTACTTTATGGAAATGAATACTCGTATCCAAGTTGAACACGGAGTAACAGAAGAGATTACAGGAGTTGATCTGATAGTTCGTCAAATAAGGGCTGCTTCGGGTGAAATTTTAGATCTTGAACAAAGCGATATTAAAGCAAATGGATTTGCTATTGAAGCTCGTATTACAGCTGAAGATGCATCTAAGAATTTCTTGCCAGCTCTGGGCAAAGTTGTAGGATACTATCCAGCTCTTGGGCCATCAGTTAGAGTAGATAGTCACCTTTATAAAGACTACAATGTGCCGCCATTTTATGACTCACTTCTTGCAAAGTTAATAGTAACTGGAACTAGCTACGATTTAGCTGTAAATAAGCTAGAAAGAGCTTTAGAAGAGTTTAGCATTGAAGGAATCACCACAACTATACCGCTACTTTTGGCTGTTGTAAAAGGAAGAGAGTTTAGAAGAGGATTTTTTGATACATCTTATACTGATAAAAATATGGCTAGTCTTGTAAAAGAGATGGAAAAATACAAAAATAAAGCTAATAAATTTAAAAAAGAAGACGACCTTCATATAGTAATAGCTGAAGCGGTTAGGATGTTTGAAAGTGAGAACAAAAGATGA
- a CDS encoding arginyltransferase → MNSVIPFCTLDTKCPYLGDRNSRTEYIYIKGCLPEINNSLVKRGFRRFGRYFQKPICEGCGECISVRIDAFNFKLSKSQRRVIRKNSNTKIYISRPLADDSHVELFRKYHKYMNIKREWKYYDIDLIKYYDLYIAGYESFGKEISYYVDEKLVCVDLVDIIDDGISSIYCYYDPDYSHLSLGKFSLLKEIGFAKEMGLRWIYLGYYVKGCQSLEYKKDFLPQESLVEYVDLDKSPVWVNFKA, encoded by the coding sequence ATGAACAGCGTTATACCCTTTTGTACTCTTGATACAAAGTGTCCATATTTAGGAGATAGAAACAGTAGAACGGAGTATATTTATATAAAAGGGTGTTTGCCAGAGATTAATAATAGTCTTGTAAAGCGAGGATTTAGGCGATTTGGAAGGTATTTCCAAAAGCCTATTTGTGAAGGTTGTGGTGAGTGTATAAGTGTAAGGATTGATGCTTTTAATTTTAAGTTAAGTAAAAGCCAAAGAAGAGTAATTCGTAAAAATTCTAATACCAAAATTTATATCTCACGCCCTTTAGCAGATGATAGTCATGTTGAGCTTTTTAGAAAATATCATAAATATATGAACATTAAAAGAGAGTGGAAATACTACGATATAGATCTTATAAAATACTATGATCTTTACATAGCAGGATATGAGAGTTTTGGCAAAGAAATTTCATACTATGTGGATGAAAAACTAGTTTGTGTTGATTTAGTAGATATTATTGATGATGGAATAAGCTCGATTTATTGCTACTATGACCCTGATTATTCGCACTTAAGTTTGGGTAAATTCTCACTTCTTAAAGAGATTGGTTTTGCAAAAGAAATGGGGCTTAGGTGGATATATTTAGGCTATTATGTTAAAGGTTGTCAAAGCTTAGAGTATAAAAAAGATTTTCTACCTCAAGAGAGTTTAGTTGAGTATGTGGACTTAGACAAAAGTCCTGTTTGGGTAAATTTTAAGGCATAA
- a CDS encoding APC family permease — protein MKSISFLQAISISFGAIIGWGAFVMPGDLFLKNGGLSNSSFAIIVGFVMILFISFSYMYMMKRDGGDGVTWVLRYLGINHAKFYTLFTTLGYISIIALNLTAIPLLIRYTLPDFISFGKLYTLGGWDIVFSEVLVALLTLAIFAYVNKKEISAKTQLFIALGMVISILVLFIWSLGGAKFNGLVEPRMMEFEPLNFSYLAIIAVMPWAFVGFETTPQISTSIKNPRNIIIFISIVSGAFFYIVVNFITAINFDFSLDRVLSSSWAMGEGIKTKLGEFGFLILAISMLCSIISGINGFMLTTVKVLENSGRIGIIKHTSRANLIGFIVLLCALAPFLGRAYLVDIVSTASVGITICYAYITFLSFKICSNLGFKILFFISFLISCSFILLLILPFSPAFLSKASWMILIVFVMSVSLYKFIKG, from the coding sequence TTGAAAAGCATAAGTTTTTTACAAGCCATATCAATTAGTTTTGGTGCCATTATTGGCTGGGGTGCTTTTGTTATGCCAGGAGATCTGTTTTTAAAAAATGGCGGGCTTAGTAATAGCTCTTTTGCTATCATAGTTGGTTTTGTTATGATACTTTTTATATCATTTAGCTATATGTATATGATGAAGCGTGATGGTGGTGATGGTGTGACTTGGGTGCTAAGATATCTTGGCATTAATCACGCTAAATTTTACACTCTTTTTACAACTCTTGGATATATATCAATCATCGCTTTAAATTTAACTGCTATACCGCTTTTGATTAGATATACTTTGCCAGATTTTATCTCTTTTGGGAAGCTTTATACACTTGGTGGCTGGGATATAGTTTTTAGTGAGGTTTTAGTAGCACTTTTAACATTAGCTATATTTGCTTATGTAAATAAAAAAGAAATCAGTGCAAAAACTCAGCTTTTTATCGCTTTGGGTATGGTTATTTCTATTTTGGTGCTGTTTATTTGGTCGCTTGGTGGTGCTAAATTTAATGGCTTAGTAGAGCCTAGGATGATGGAATTTGAGCCTTTAAATTTTAGTTATCTTGCTATTATAGCTGTTATGCCATGGGCTTTTGTAGGGTTTGAAACAACTCCACAAATTTCTACATCTATTAAAAATCCTAGAAATATTATTATTTTTATATCTATAGTCTCAGGCGCATTTTTTTATATAGTTGTAAATTTTATTACGGCTATAAATTTTGACTTTAGTTTAGATAGAGTTTTATCAAGTAGTTGGGCGATGGGCGAAGGTATAAAGACAAAACTTGGCGAATTTGGGTTTTTGATCCTTGCTATTTCAATGCTATGTTCAATAATTTCAGGCATAAATGGCTTTATGCTTACTACTGTAAAGGTACTAGAAAACTCAGGTAGAATCGGGATTATAAAGCACACAAGTCGAGCAAATTTGATAGGATTTATTGTCTTACTTTGTGCTTTAGCTCCTTTTTTAGGTAGGGCTTATCTTGTTGATATCGTATCAACAGCAAGTGTTGGCATAACTATATGCTATGCTTATATAACTTTTTTATCATTTAAAATTTGCTCAAATTTAGGTTTTAAGATTTTGTTTTTTATATCATTTTTGATAAGTTGTAGCTTTATATTGCTTCTTATTTTGCCATTTTCACCAGCATTTTTAAGTAAAGCTTCGTGGATGATACTTATTGTTTTTGTTATGTCTGTATCATTGTATAAATTTATAAAAGGTTAG
- a CDS encoding ATP-grasp fold amidoligase family protein, translated as MFDRVSKFSYFFATEILNLIIKDDKKLFEIIYKFIHHEEINWDDPKCLSEKINYRKIYQKNPLFSLCADKYRVRDYVKNHTQICKLIPLLGVYDSFDEIDFSKFDCDVILKTNHASSVVAIIKKGDEIDMKALKKQMDFAMSMDFGEFSRESHYSKIPPKIIAEKLMTDESGNIPNDIKIHCFYGEPKFIQIANPEHTTNDIFDLDWNRLDVIYRNEPSNNPMKKPKNLEQILKVSSELSNEFDYVRVDLYNLGDEIYFGELTFTPNGGFAKILPREFDYEWGSYWDVKKSVQNQRC; from the coding sequence ATGTTTGATAGGGTTAGCAAATTTAGCTACTTTTTTGCCACTGAGATTTTAAATTTAATCATAAAAGATGATAAAAAGTTATTTGAGATAATATATAAATTTATCCACCATGAAGAGATTAATTGGGATGATCCAAAATGTTTAAGCGAGAAGATAAACTACCGTAAAATTTATCAAAAAAATCCGCTTTTTTCACTATGTGCTGATAAATATAGAGTTAGAGATTATGTTAAAAACCACACGCAAATTTGTAAACTCATACCACTACTTGGAGTTTATGATAGTTTTGATGAGATTGATTTTAGCAAATTTGATTGTGATGTTATTCTTAAAACAAATCACGCAAGCTCAGTTGTAGCTATCATTAAAAAGGGTGATGAAATTGATATGAAAGCTTTGAAAAAACAGATGGATTTTGCTATGAGTATGGATTTTGGTGAGTTTTCCAGGGAAAGTCACTACTCAAAAATTCCACCCAAAATAATAGCTGAAAAACTAATGACTGATGAGAGTGGAAATATTCCAAATGACATTAAAATTCACTGCTTTTATGGCGAGCCAAAATTTATCCAAATAGCAAATCCAGAGCATACAACAAATGATATATTTGATCTAGATTGGAATAGATTAGATGTGATTTATAGAAATGAACCTTCAAATAATCCTATGAAAAAACCTAAAAATTTAGAACAAATTTTAAAGGTCTCAAGTGAGCTTTCAAATGAGTTTGACTATGTAAGGGTTGATCTTTATAACTTAGGCGATGAAATTTACTTTGGTGAGCTTACATTTACGCCAAATGGTGGCTTTGCTAAAATTTTACCACGAGAATTTGACTATGAGTGGGGGAGTTATTGGGATGTCAAAAAAAGTGTCCAAAACCAACGCTGCTAG
- the ybaK gene encoding Cys-tRNA(Pro) deacylase, with translation MSKKVSKTNAARILDTLKISYELKEYEVDLENLGAVSVANKTGQDISSIYKTIVCQSDDFEYLVALVSGDKTLNLKLLAKEAGVKRVELINLKNLEKITGYIRGGCSPIGMKKAFPTFIDSDILNLNSVLVSAGLRGKQLMICVKDLILATNAKVCKIS, from the coding sequence ATGTCAAAAAAAGTGTCCAAAACCAACGCTGCTAGGATTTTAGATACTCTAAAAATTAGCTATGAGCTAAAAGAGTATGAAGTAGACTTAGAAAATTTAGGAGCAGTTAGTGTGGCTAATAAAACAGGTCAAGATATCTCTAGCATTTATAAAACTATAGTTTGTCAAAGTGATGATTTTGAGTATCTTGTGGCTTTAGTTTCAGGAGATAAAACACTTAACTTAAAGCTTTTAGCAAAAGAAGCTGGTGTTAAAAGAGTTGAACTAATAAATCTTAAAAATTTAGAAAAAATCACAGGATATATACGAGGTGGCTGTTCGCCAATAGGAATGAAAAAAGCTTTTCCTACCTTTATAGACTCTGATATTTTAAATTTAAATAGCGTTTTAGTAAGTGCTGGGCTTAGAGGCAAGCAGCTTATGATCTGTGTAAAAGATCTGATCTTAGCTACAAATGCTAAAGTTTGTAAAATTTCCTAG
- a CDS encoding DUF2179 domain-containing protein yields MDLFALSDHWLYINFGIPLLICLARVCDVTLSTIRIIFVSKGERFIAPVLGFVEILIWLVAITQVMQHLDHWQNYIAYALGFALGNFFGIVIENRIALGHVMVTIITKTDAKKLIKILRDSGYWVTEADAIGNDGAVSLMVTIIKRKEISAIIPIIKENNPWAVYTFSDIRYVNQKMANVPVVYNLESKDSIKDERILEKI; encoded by the coding sequence TTGGATCTATTTGCTTTAAGTGATCACTGGTTATATATAAATTTTGGTATACCACTACTTATATGTTTAGCTAGAGTTTGCGATGTTACTCTTAGTACAATAAGGATTATTTTTGTATCAAAAGGTGAGCGTTTTATAGCTCCTGTTTTGGGGTTTGTAGAAATTCTTATATGGCTAGTGGCTATCACGCAAGTCATGCAGCACTTAGATCATTGGCAAAACTACATAGCTTATGCGCTTGGTTTTGCTCTTGGAAATTTTTTTGGTATCGTTATAGAAAACCGCATCGCTTTAGGGCATGTAATGGTTACTATCATCACAAAAACTGATGCTAAAAAACTTATAAAAATCCTTAGAGATAGCGGATACTGGGTAACTGAAGCAGATGCTATAGGAAATGATGGTGCGGTAAGTTTAATGGTAACTATCATCAAACGAAAAGAGATATCAGCAATAATTCCTATCATTAAGGAAAACAATCCTTGGGCTGTTTATACATTTAGCGATATAAGATATGTAAATCAAAAGATGGCAAATGTACCTGTTGTTTATAATCTAGAAAGCAAAGATAGTATAAAAGATGAAAGAATTTTAGAAAAAATTTAA
- the lptB gene encoding LPS export ABC transporter ATP-binding protein: protein MSEKHKLEAIDLKKIIKKTNIIKGFSLKVESGEIVGLLGPNGAGKTTTFYMICGLIPPSSGAVVLDSKDITKTPLHKRARQGIGYLPQESSVFKDLTVEENLLLAAEVAHKSKKEARAKVEEMLELLNIEPIKNRLGVSLSGGERRRCEIARSLVITPKFLLLDEPFAGVDPIAVADIQGIIKSLKELNIGILITDHNVRETLAICDRAYVIKDGELLTSGTAAKVANDENVRKHYLGEDFKF, encoded by the coding sequence ATGTCAGAAAAACATAAACTTGAAGCTATAGATCTAAAGAAAATAATTAAAAAAACTAATATAATAAAAGGTTTTTCGCTTAAAGTAGAAAGTGGTGAGATAGTTGGGTTACTTGGTCCAAATGGTGCTGGAAAAACAACTACATTTTATATGATATGTGGTCTTATACCTCCAAGCAGTGGTGCTGTTGTGCTTGACTCAAAAGATATCACTAAAACTCCACTTCATAAAAGAGCTAGACAAGGCATTGGGTATTTACCTCAAGAAAGTAGCGTTTTTAAGGATTTAACAGTCGAAGAAAATTTACTTTTAGCCGCAGAGGTAGCACACAAGAGCAAAAAAGAAGCAAGAGCTAAAGTTGAAGAGATGCTTGAGCTTTTAAATATAGAACCGATTAAAAACCGTCTTGGAGTAAGTTTAAGTGGGGGCGAAAGAAGAAGGTGTGAGATAGCAAGAAGTCTTGTTATAACGCCTAAATTTTTGCTACTTGATGAACCATTTGCTGGAGTTGATCCAATAGCTGTAGCTGATATACAAGGTATAATTAAAAGCTTAAAAGAGCTAAATATAGGCATTTTAATAACTGATCACAATGTTCGTGAAACTTTAGCAATTTGCGATAGAGCTTATGTTATAAAAGATGGAGAACTCCTTACAAGTGGAACTGCAGCCAAAGTAGCAAATGATGAAAATGTTAGAAAACACTACCTTGGAGAGGACTTTAAATTCTAA
- a CDS encoding argininosuccinate synthase, producing the protein MKKDVKKVVLAYSGGLDTSIILKWLGDTYGCEVVTFTADIGQNEDLKPVKEKALKLGIKEENIFTLDLREEFVRDYVFPMFRANTVYEGEYLLGTSIARPLIAKYLVDIAKKTKADAISHGATGKGNDQVRFELGAYALNPDIKVIAPWREWDLNSREKLLAYAGKHNIEIQQKKGKSPYSMDANLLHISYEGLVLEDPAVAPESDMWRWTTDPKDAPNESEIIEIEYKNGDPISLNGKALKPHEMLDALNNLGAKHGIGRLDLVENRYVGMKSRGCYETPGGTIMLKAHRAMESLTLDREAAHLKDEIMPKYATFIYNGYWFSPERLMLQALIDESQKHVNGKVRLELYKGNVIVLGRKSETDSLFNAEFSTFEEDLVYDQKDAAGFIKLNALRFIIAGKNGRSM; encoded by the coding sequence ATGAAGAAAGATGTTAAAAAAGTAGTTTTAGCTTATTCGGGTGGATTAGATACAAGTATTATTCTTAAGTGGTTAGGCGATACTTATGGTTGTGAAGTTGTAACATTTACCGCTGATATCGGGCAAAATGAAGACTTAAAACCAGTAAAAGAAAAAGCCCTAAAATTAGGCATAAAAGAAGAAAATATCTTTACTCTTGACTTAAGAGAGGAATTTGTAAGAGATTATGTTTTTCCTATGTTTAGAGCAAATACAGTATATGAAGGCGAGTACTTATTAGGAACTTCTATAGCTAGACCGCTAATTGCTAAGTATTTGGTTGATATCGCTAAGAAAACTAAAGCTGATGCAATAAGTCATGGTGCAACTGGCAAAGGCAATGATCAAGTAAGATTTGAACTTGGTGCATACGCTTTAAATCCTGACATAAAAGTTATTGCTCCTTGGAGAGAGTGGGATTTAAATAGTCGTGAGAAGCTTTTAGCTTATGCTGGTAAACACAACATCGAAATTCAGCAAAAAAAGGGTAAATCTCCATACTCAATGGATGCAAATTTGCTTCATATCTCTTATGAAGGGCTTGTTTTAGAAGATCCAGCCGTTGCACCAGAAAGTGATATGTGGAGATGGACAACAGATCCAAAAGATGCACCTAATGAGAGTGAAATTATCGAGATTGAGTATAAAAATGGCGATCCAATTTCTCTAAATGGCAAAGCTTTAAAACCACATGAAATGCTTGATGCTCTAAACAATCTTGGTGCAAAGCACGGTATTGGAAGACTTGATTTGGTTGAAAATCGCTATGTTGGAATGAAAAGTAGAGGTTGCTATGAAACTCCAGGTGGAACTATAATGTTAAAAGCTCATAGGGCTATGGAAAGTCTTACTCTTGATAGAGAAGCAGCTCATCTTAAAGATGAGATAATGCCAAAATATGCTACCTTTATATATAATGGCTACTGGTTTAGCCCTGAAAGACTCATGCTTCAAGCACTAATTGATGAGAGTCAAAAGCATGTAAATGGTAAAGTTAGATTAGAACTTTACAAAGGAAATGTCATAGTTCTAGGTAGAAAAAGTGAGACTGATAGTTTATTTAATGCGGAATTTAGCACATTTGAAGAGGATTTGGTTTATGACCAAAAAGATGCGGCTGGATTTATCAAGTTAAATGCATTAAGATTTATAATAGCTGGTAAAAATGGTAGAAGTATGTAG